The Microbacterium sulfonylureivorans region CGAACGAGTTCCACGCCGCGAGCAGCGGACGGGGGAGTGCGGTGACCATCACCGTGTCGTCGACGTCCGACACCACGCCGAAGGCGACGTCCGGGGCGACCACGAAGGCGCGGGTCTCGACGGGCTCGCCGCCCTCCACCGACATCGTGAACGTCTGCCAGCCGGGCTCGAGGGTCGCCGGCAGCTTCACGTCGATCACCCCGCCCCGATCGGCGACGACGTCGTGGTCGACGCCCGCGATCGTGACGGTGACCTGCGCGTAGCCGATGGGCACGGCCACGAAGCTGCGCCAGCCGCGCACGCTCGCGTACTCGCCCGACTCGGTCTGCTTCACCGGGGGCACGATCATGACACGGCCGAGCACGCGCACCCATTCCGGTCCGGCGTAGCCCGGGAACGGCGTCACCGTCGGAGTCTGCCCGCGCCCGCGGGCACGGCGCTCGCGCCAGGAGTGGAAGCGGTACTCGAGTCGGGCGAACCACAGCACCTTGGTGCGGGGGGTCGTCGCTGTCGCGGGCATCCCCTCAGTCTTCCACGTCCTCCTCGATGAGACCTGCACGGGAGGGGTCCTGCTCGTGCCCGTGGTCGAGGTGCTTGCGCTCGGCGCGCTCGATGATCTTCTTCGTCACGAACACCAGCGCGAGGAACACCGCGATGATGCCGACGAAGATGTAGCCGGCGTAGTGCAGCTGGTCGGCGAGCTGCCGGTAGGTGCCGGCGGCCACGGCGGCGACCGAGATGTAGAGAGTCGCCCAGATGACGCAGGCGGGGATCGTCCAGGCGAGGAATCGCCGGTACGGGTAGCCGCTCATGCCGACTGTGAGCGGGACCAGCGAATGGAGCACGGGCAGGAAGCGCGAGATGAAGATGGCCGGCCCGCCTCGCCGCAG contains the following coding sequences:
- a CDS encoding App1 family protein yields the protein MPATATTPRTKVLWFARLEYRFHSWRERRARGRGQTPTVTPFPGYAGPEWVRVLGRVMIVPPVKQTESGEYASVRGWRSFVAVPIGYAQVTVTIAGVDHDVVADRGGVIDVKLPATLEPGWQTFTMSVEGGEPVETRAFVVAPDVAFGVVSDVDDTVMVTALPRPLLAAWNSFVVDEHARQPVPGMAVLMERVVRDNPGAPVVYLSTGAWNIAPTLMRFLRRHLFPPGALLLTDWGPTHDRWFRSGKAHKLSNLRRLAQEFPHVRWLLIGDDGQHDDELYTTFTAEHPHSVVGVAIRRLSPAEAVLAGGRTAVNDHSAASVPWVSESDGAGLLERLEQVGVVAN
- a CDS encoding DedA family protein, producing MNEFLTWLLDAVQSVDPIVRTLLAGFAIMLETSVLIGLVVPGDTVVIVAATAVASPLEGVLLGVAVVVGAVIGESIGFWLGRFLGPKIQHSWLGRKIGDENWARSERYLLRRGGPAIFISRFLPVLHSLVPLTVGMSGYPYRRFLAWTIPACVIWATLYISVAAVAAGTYRQLADQLHYAGYIFVGIIAVFLALVFVTKKIIERAERKHLDHGHEQDPSRAGLIEEDVED